One region of Streptomyces sp. NBC_00442 genomic DNA includes:
- a CDS encoding SH3 domain-containing protein encodes MFLRSPLAALGLCVATGAVAVLATAQTAAAEESAHGDYKGRVTAKSGLILRDRPTRSSRIVGKAAYGSIVHIFCKTGGDRVNGNDRWYLLTDGTWAWGSAFYIDNIGPSPRWC; translated from the coding sequence ATGTTCCTGCGCTCCCCCCTTGCCGCTCTCGGCCTGTGTGTCGCCACGGGAGCCGTGGCGGTCCTCGCCACGGCGCAGACCGCCGCCGCCGAGGAGTCCGCACACGGCGACTACAAGGGTCGCGTCACCGCCAAGTCCGGCCTGATCCTGCGCGACCGGCCCACCCGGAGCAGCAGGATCGTCGGCAAGGCGGCGTACGGCTCGATCGTGCACATCTTCTGCAAGACCGGCGGCGACCGGGTCAACGGGAACGACCGCTGGTATCTGCTCACCGACGGCACCTGGGCATGGGGTTCCGCCTTCTACATCGACAACATCGGCCCCTCGCCCCGCTGGTGCTGA
- a CDS encoding HAMP domain-containing sensor histidine kinase has protein sequence MPLPAWTATLTWKSAVFITVMCCALASLLGVLVHVSVTRQTVGEARDKALDRLTDVTRMYEAGEQLPPGSGIDPPELPGSLRALAVSGRRGTLVDDDHGRPTMWAAGPADGRALAAEIDYTQSARTINGLDKAILGSSILAIGATLLVGVFAVTRITRRLHQTATVARRIEAGDLDARVNDPRTKDPSRPQDEVATVAGALDTMASTLQGKLLSEQRFTADVAHELRTPLTGLHAAAELLPEGRPAELVRDRVRAMRSLTEDLLEISRLDAGGERVDLDLEQLAPVVERVVRASVASGTAVAGTTVTVVRDACVETDKRRLERVIGNLLANAHKHGGAPVELTVRGPVITVRDHGGGYPAYLLDHGPQRFRTDAGTKGHGLGLTIAAGQAAVIGATLSFGNAPDGGAVARLELPEVTGLARPDDAAAGRPE, from the coding sequence ATGCCGCTCCCCGCGTGGACGGCGACGCTCACCTGGAAGTCCGCGGTGTTCATCACCGTGATGTGCTGCGCGCTCGCGAGTCTGCTCGGCGTTCTGGTGCACGTGTCGGTGACCCGGCAGACCGTCGGCGAGGCCCGCGACAAGGCGCTCGACCGGCTCACCGACGTCACCCGGATGTACGAGGCGGGCGAGCAGTTGCCGCCGGGCTCCGGCATCGACCCGCCGGAGCTGCCGGGCTCGCTGCGCGCGCTCGCCGTCTCCGGCAGGCGCGGCACCCTCGTCGACGACGACCACGGCCGCCCCACGATGTGGGCGGCGGGGCCGGCCGACGGCAGGGCGCTCGCCGCCGAGATCGACTACACGCAGAGCGCCCGCACCATCAACGGTCTCGACAAGGCCATCCTCGGCTCGTCGATCCTCGCCATCGGAGCCACCCTCCTCGTCGGCGTCTTCGCGGTCACCAGGATCACCCGGCGGCTGCACCAGACGGCGACGGTGGCCCGCCGGATCGAGGCGGGCGACCTCGACGCGCGGGTCAACGACCCGCGCACCAAGGACCCCTCGCGCCCGCAGGACGAGGTCGCCACCGTGGCCGGCGCCCTGGACACGATGGCCTCCACGCTCCAGGGCAAGCTCCTCAGCGAGCAGCGTTTCACCGCCGACGTGGCGCACGAGTTGCGCACCCCGCTGACCGGGCTGCACGCCGCGGCCGAGCTGCTGCCCGAGGGGCGCCCCGCCGAGCTGGTGCGCGACCGGGTCAGGGCGATGCGTTCGCTCACCGAGGACCTCCTGGAGATCTCCCGGCTCGACGCGGGCGGCGAGCGGGTCGATCTCGACCTCGAACAGCTGGCCCCGGTGGTGGAGCGGGTGGTGCGCGCCTCGGTCGCTTCGGGCACCGCGGTGGCGGGCACCACGGTGACGGTGGTGCGGGACGCGTGCGTGGAGACGGACAAGCGCCGCCTCGAGCGGGTGATCGGCAATCTGCTCGCCAACGCGCACAAGCACGGCGGGGCCCCGGTCGAGCTGACGGTGCGGGGCCCGGTCATCACGGTGCGCGACCACGGCGGGGGCTATCCGGCGTATCTGCTCGACCACGGTCCCCAGCGCTTCCGCACCGACGCGGGAACCAAGGGGCACGGGCTCGGCCTGACCATCGCGGCGGGGCAGGCGGCCGTGATCGGCGCGACGCTGAGCTTCGGCAACGCCCCGGACGGCGGAGCGGTGGCCCGGCTCGAACTGCCCGAGGTCACCGGCCTCGCGCGGCCCGACGACGCGGCGGCCGGGCGCCCCGAGTGA
- a CDS encoding penicillin-binding transpeptidase domain-containing protein: MIRYIRRAAAFCFVLLVALLVNAARVQVFQADALDANPANRRLAIARYHQPRGAIVVGDESITGSKDTGQQLRYERTYKNGPLYASVTGYASQTYGTTLVENAQDSVLSGTSPLLSVFPLWNDLTRSRHSGGRAVTTIRASMQQAAYDGLAGKKGAVAALEPATGKILALVSSPSYEPGVLSGTGRPVADAWSRLTGDANQPMLNRAIRQTYPPGSAFKIVTAAAALDAGVVTDVDAPTDTPDPYVLPNTATTLPNEASGCGNASLSYAVNVSCNTVMAGLGVKVGLPRMLEAVGRFGFNDTGIRIPSGVAKSNFDTRMSPDQLALSSIGQFDTTATPLQMAMVSAAVANGGDLKYPYLVDRTTTARGTTVSTTRQRSYHRAMNPATAMRLQQMMIDVVRSGTGTSAAIPRATVGGKTGTAQNGIGNIGSPYAWFISWAQADGAVRPAVAVAVVVEDASANRGDISGGGDAAPIAKAVMEAALVGAR; the protein is encoded by the coding sequence GTGATCCGCTACATCCGGCGGGCGGCCGCCTTCTGCTTCGTCCTGCTCGTGGCCCTGCTCGTGAACGCGGCCCGCGTCCAGGTCTTCCAGGCCGACGCGCTCGACGCCAACCCCGCCAACCGGCGCCTGGCCATTGCCCGTTACCACCAGCCGCGCGGCGCGATCGTGGTCGGCGACGAGAGCATCACCGGATCGAAGGACACCGGCCAGCAGCTGCGCTACGAGCGGACGTACAAGAACGGGCCGCTGTACGCCAGCGTCACCGGCTACGCCTCACAGACGTACGGCACCACGCTGGTGGAGAACGCGCAGGACTCCGTCCTGTCGGGCACCTCTCCGCTCCTGTCGGTGTTCCCGCTGTGGAACGACCTGACGCGCAGCCGGCACTCGGGAGGCCGGGCCGTCACCACCATCAGGGCGTCGATGCAGCAGGCCGCGTACGACGGCCTGGCCGGAAAGAAGGGCGCGGTGGCGGCCCTCGAACCGGCGACGGGCAAGATCCTCGCCCTGGTCAGCAGCCCCTCCTACGAGCCCGGTGTCCTGTCGGGCACGGGAAGGCCGGTGGCCGACGCCTGGTCGCGCCTGACGGGCGACGCCAATCAGCCGATGCTGAACCGGGCGATCCGGCAGACCTATCCGCCCGGGTCCGCCTTCAAGATCGTGACGGCGGCGGCCGCGCTCGACGCGGGCGTGGTCACGGACGTCGACGCCCCCACCGACACCCCCGACCCATATGTGCTGCCCAACACCGCCACCACCCTGCCCAACGAGGCGAGCGGCTGCGGCAACGCCTCGCTCTCGTACGCCGTCAACGTCTCCTGCAACACGGTGATGGCGGGGCTCGGCGTGAAGGTGGGCCTGCCGAGAATGCTGGAGGCGGTGGGGAGGTTCGGCTTCAACGACACGGGGATCCGGATCCCCTCGGGCGTCGCCAAGTCCAACTTCGACACCCGGATGAGCCCGGACCAGCTCGCCCTGTCCTCCATCGGCCAGTTCGACACGACGGCCACCCCGCTCCAGATGGCGATGGTCTCGGCGGCCGTCGCCAACGGCGGCGACCTCAAGTACCCCTATCTGGTGGACCGTACGACGACGGCGCGCGGCACGACGGTCTCCACGACCCGCCAGCGCAGCTACCACCGGGCGATGAACCCGGCGACGGCCATGCGGCTCCAGCAGATGATGATCGACGTGGTGCGCAGCGGCACCGGCACCAGCGCGGCGATCCCCCGGGCGACGGTCGGCGGCAAGACCGGTACCGCGCAGAACGGCATCGGCAACATCGGCAGCCCGTACGCCTGGTTCATCTCCTGGGCCCAGGCCGACGGCGCGGTCCGCCCGGCCGTCGCGGTCGCGGTGGTCGTCGAGGACGCGTCGGCGAACCGGGGCGACATCAGCGGCGGCGGCGACGCGGCGCCGATCGCGAAGGCCGTGATGGAGGCGGCGCTGGTCGGCGCGCGCTGA
- a CDS encoding FtsW/RodA/SpoVE family cell cycle protein — protein sequence MTAPSAADDCPPEPRHPKRRGVELSLLVGAVCVVVLGYVDVGLARNGTVPHDAARYGAGLGLLALLTHLVVRLRAPYADPVLLPIAVLLNGLGLVLIYRLDLATPGSRAAPAQLVWSTLGVALFLAVVLILRDHRVLQRYAYLSMAVALALMLAPILFPAVNGAKIWIRAAGFSFQPAEFAKILLAVFFAAYLAANRNALAYTGRRIWRLQLPTGRVLGPIVMIWLLSVGVLVLERDLGTSLLFFGIFVIMLYVATGRTGWIAVGLLLASAGAAAVALFEPHVHARVTDWLDPYATIDAGLGPSQLAQSLFAFAAGGTLGSGLGLGHSLLIGFAAKSDFILATAGEELGLSGLTAIFLLYALLVARGYRAGLSLTSPFGRLLAIGLASILALQVFVIAGGVMGLIPLTGMAMPFLAQGGSSVVTNWIIVALLIRISDSARRPLPAVEPGVIAQPQPTMEETAT from the coding sequence ATGACCGCACCGTCGGCGGCGGACGACTGCCCGCCCGAGCCACGCCACCCCAAGCGGCGGGGCGTCGAACTCTCCCTGCTCGTCGGTGCCGTATGCGTCGTGGTGCTCGGCTATGTCGACGTCGGGCTCGCCAGAAACGGCACGGTGCCGCACGACGCCGCGCGCTACGGGGCCGGGCTCGGCCTGCTCGCGCTCCTCACCCACCTCGTGGTGCGCCTGCGCGCCCCGTACGCCGACCCCGTGCTGCTGCCGATCGCGGTGCTCCTCAACGGGCTCGGCCTGGTGCTGATCTACCGGCTCGACCTGGCGACCCCCGGCAGCCGCGCCGCTCCCGCCCAGCTGGTCTGGTCGACGCTCGGGGTCGCCCTGTTCCTCGCCGTCGTCCTGATCCTGCGCGACCACCGCGTCCTGCAGCGTTACGCCTACCTCTCGATGGCGGTCGCGCTCGCCCTGATGCTCGCCCCGATCCTCTTCCCCGCCGTCAACGGCGCCAAGATCTGGATCAGGGCCGCCGGTTTCTCCTTCCAGCCGGCCGAATTCGCCAAGATCCTCCTCGCCGTCTTCTTCGCCGCCTACCTCGCGGCCAACCGCAACGCGCTGGCCTACACCGGGCGCAGGATCTGGCGGCTCCAACTGCCCACCGGCCGGGTGCTGGGCCCGATCGTGATGATCTGGCTGCTGAGCGTCGGCGTCCTCGTCCTCGAACGCGACCTCGGCACCTCGCTGCTGTTCTTCGGCATCTTCGTGATCATGCTGTACGTGGCGACCGGGCGGACCGGGTGGATCGCGGTGGGCCTGCTGCTCGCCTCGGCCGGCGCGGCCGCGGTGGCCCTGTTCGAACCCCATGTCCACGCCCGGGTCACGGACTGGCTCGACCCCTACGCCACCATCGACGCGGGTCTGGGCCCGAGCCAGCTCGCCCAGTCCCTGTTCGCCTTCGCCGCCGGCGGCACCCTCGGCTCCGGGCTCGGCCTCGGCCACTCCCTCCTGATCGGCTTCGCCGCCAAGTCCGACTTCATCCTGGCCACGGCCGGGGAGGAGCTCGGCCTGTCCGGACTGACCGCGATCTTCCTCCTGTACGCCCTGCTCGTGGCCCGGGGCTACCGCGCGGGGCTCAGCCTCACCAGCCCCTTCGGGCGGCTGCTCGCCATCGGGCTCGCCTCGATCCTGGCGCTCCAGGTGTTCGTGATCGCGGGCGGCGTGATGGGGCTCATCCCGCTCACCGGCATGGCGATGCCCTTCCTCGCCCAGGGCGGCTCGTCCGTGGTCACCAACTGGATCATCGTGGCGCTGCTCATCCGGATCAGTGACTCCGCCCGCCGTCCGCTCCCCGCGGTCGAGCCGGGCGTCATCGCACAGCCGCAGCCGACGATGGAGGAGACGGCCACGTGA